CCCCGCCGGTCCGTCTTTTGGACCCGCCGGTTCTGCGCCTGAACGACCGGATTTCACAGAGCAAGTTCGCGCCGCCGCCGGCGTCATCCACCGTTTGCGGCGCGGGTTGGGACTTTAGCAAAACCGCCGCCGTCCTGTCAACCCCCGGCCGGAAAATTTCTCTCGATTTTTTCCGGCCCGCCTCCGTCCGCATCCAGCGGCCTGCGCCGCCGGGTGCCCCGAAAGAGCCGCAGACGTTAGCACCGTCCCGCCGCGCGCGTCAACGGGGAATTTTAATTTTTTTTCATTTCTTCATCAGAACGCGTTGCCGGCCAGGTGGCACGCACGAACCAGATCGCATTGTCGCTGCCGTATTTCTCGCAACCGAGCGGCTGCATCCATTCGGCGGTGACGAGCCAGGACGCGCCCGCACCGTCGGAAATGGTCTGAAAATTCCCAAGCCGTGCGCCGTACTCCGGCACTAGCGGTTGCTCCGTCGAACGGATAAGACACTTCCGCTCCGGATCGAACCGCGCGAGAAAAATCGGTGCGCGATTGCGAAAAACGTGATCATTCGCGGCGCCTTCACGCGTATAAGCGAGGTACAGCCCGTTCTTCAGCACCATCCAATGCTGTTGCGTGTTGCGGTTACCGATGGGTATCCCGTCCTCCCAGCACCAGGCACGGAGTTCGCCGAAATCGAGCCCGTCCACACTCTCCGCAAACATCCCGCG
The nucleotide sequence above comes from Candidatus Hydrogenedentota bacterium. Encoded proteins:
- a CDS encoding sialidase, with amino-acid sequence NGRPTGDALYVTVDPEKGEFTSYSVLPFPFAYDSVLPFGDPVELENGDLIVPCYFQAEGAEKKRGAYSPPGKVVCVRYRFGAKGLEVVRAGTPVECPELKRGCVEPSLVEFNGKFYLTVRSDERGMFAESVDGLDFGELRAWCWEDGIPIGNRNTQQHWMVLKNGLYLAYTREGAANDHVFRNRAPIFLARFDPERKCLIRSTEQPLVPEYGARLGNFQTISDGAGASWLVTAEWMQPLGCEKYGSDNAIWFVRATWPATRSDEEMKKN